One genomic window of Mustela nigripes isolate SB6536 chromosome 15, MUSNIG.SB6536, whole genome shotgun sequence includes the following:
- the LOC132002733 gene encoding protocadherin-8 isoform X2, which yields MSPVRRGGSPCLFPLQLFSLCWVLSVAQSKTVRYSTFEEDAPGTVIGTLAEDLHMKVSGDTSFRLMKQFNSSLLQVREGDGQLTVGDAGLDRERLCGQAPQCVLAFDVVSFSQEQFRLVHVEVEVRDINDHAPRFPRAQIPVEVSEGAAVGTRIPLEVPVDEDVGANGLQSVRLAEPHSPFRVELQTRADGAQCADLVLLQELDRESQAAYSLELVAQDGGRPPRSATAALSVRVLDANDHSPAFPQGAVAEVELAEDAPVGSLLLDLDAADPDEGPNGDVVFSFGARTPPEARRLFRLDPRSGRLTLAGPVDYERQDTYELDVRAQDRGPGPRASTCKVIVRIRDVNDNAPDITITPLAAPGAPAASPFAAVAAAVALGGADATSPTRPGTPEAGAVSLVPEGAARESLVALVSTSDRDSGANGQVRCALYGHEHFRLQPAYAGSYLVVTAASLDRERIAEYNLTLVAEDRGAPPLRTVRPYTVRVSDENDNAPLFTRPVYEVSVRENNPPGAYLATVAARDPDLGRNGQVTYRLLEAEVGRAGGSVSTYVSVDPATGAIYALRSFDYETLRQLDVRIQASDGGSPQLSSSALVQVRILDQNDHAPVLVHPAPANGTLEVAVPGRTARDTAVARVQARDGDDGANGELAFELLQQEPREAFAIGRRTGEIVLTGDLSQEPPGRVFRALLVISDGGRPPLSTTATVSFVVTAGGGRGLVAPASAGSPERSRPPGSRLAASGPALQWDTPLIVIIVLAGSCTLLLAAIIAIATTCNRRKKEPYGASPGFGKEPAPPVAVWKGHSFNTISGREAEKFSGKDSGKGDSDFNDSDSDISGDALKKDLINHMQSGLWACTAECKILGHSDRCWSPSCAGPNTHPPPHPPAQMSTFCKSTSLPRDPLRRDNYYQAQLPKTVGLQSVYEKVLHRDYDRTVTLLSPPRPGRLPDLQEIGVPLYQSPPGRYLSPKKEANENV from the exons ATGAGTCCAGTGAGGCGCGGGGGCAGCCCCTGCCTTTTCCCTTTACAGCTCTTCAGCCTCTGTTGGGTGCTCTCGGTGGCCCAGAGCAAGACAGTGCGATACAGCACCTTCGAGGAGGATGCCCCTGGTACGGTCATCGGGACCCTGGCTGAGGACCTGCATATGAAAGTATCCGGAGACACGAGCTTCCGCCTGATGAAGCAGTTCAATAGCTCGCTTCTCCAGGTGCGCGAGGGCGACGGGCAGCTGACCGTCGGGGATGCGGGCCTGGACCGGGAGCGGTTGTGCGGCCAAGCGCCACAGTGCGTGCTGGCCTTCGACGTGGTCAGCTTCTCACAGGAGCAGTTCCGGCTGGTGCACGTGGAAGTGGAGGTGAGGGACATCAACGACCACGCGCCCCGCTTCCCCCGGGCCCAGATCCCCGTGGAGGTGTCCGAGGGCGCGGCCGTGGGCACGCGTATCCCCTTAGAGGTGCCTGTGGACGAGGACGTAGGGGCCAACGGTCTGCAGAGCGTGCGCCTGGCAGAGCCTCACAGCCCCTTTCGCGTGGAACTGCAGACGCGCGCGGACGGCGCCCAGTGCGCTGACCTGGTGCTGCTACAGGAGCTGGACCGCGAGAGCCAGGCCGCCTATAGCCTGGAGCTAGTGGCCCAGGACGGCGGCCGCCCGCCGCGCTCCGCCACGGCCGCCCTCAGCGTGCGAGTACTGGACGCCAACGACCACAGCCCGGCCTTCCCGCAGGGCGCGGTGGCCGAAGTGGAGCTGGCGGAGGACGCTCCTGTAGGCTCGCTGCTGCTCGACCTGGACGCAGCCGACCCCGACGAGGGCCCCAACGGCGACGTGGTGTTCTCTTTCGGTGCCCGCACCCCGCCCGAGGCGCGCCGCCTCTTCCGCCTAGACCCGCGCTCGGGCCGCCTCACCCTGGCAGGACCGGTGGACTACGAGCGCCAGGACACCTATGAGCTGGACGTGCGGGCCCAGGACCGTGGTCCTGGGCCCCGGGCCTCCACCTGCAAGGTCATCGTGCGCATCCGCGACGTCAATGACAACGCTCCGGACATCACCATCACCCCGCTGGCCGCCCCGGGCGCACCTGCCGCCTCTCCCTTCGCTGCCGTCGCCGCCGCCGTCGCTCTCGGGGGTGCGGACGCGACCTCGCCGACGCGTCCCGGGACGCCCGAGGCCGGCGCGGTCTCCCTGGTGCCAGAGGGGGCGGCGCGCGAGAGCCTGGTGGCGCTGGTCAGCACCTCGGACAGAGACTCGGGTGCCAACGGGCAGGTGCGCTGCGCCCTCTACGGGCACGAGCACTTCCGGCTGCAGCCAGCCTACGCGGGCAGCTACCTGGTGGTGACTGCGGCCTCGCTGGACCGCGAGCGCATTGCCGAGTACAACCTGACGCTGGTGGCCGAGGACCGCGGCGCGCCCCCGCTACGCACCGTGAGGCCCTACACTGTTCGCGTGAGTGACGAGAACGACAACGCACCACTCTTCACACGGCCGGTCTACGAGGTGTCGGTGCGAGAGAACAACCCTCCCGGCGCTTACTTGGCCACGGTGGCCGCCCGGGACCCCGACCTGGGCCGCAACGGGCAGGTCACCTACCGATTGCTGGAGGCAGAAGTGGGCCGTGCTGGGGGCTCCGTGTCCACCTATGTGTCGGTGGACCCGGCCACCGGGGCCATCTATGCGCTGCGCAGCTTCGACTATGAGACTCTGCGCCAGCTCGACGTGCGCATCCAGGCGAGCGACGGTGGCTCCCCTCAGCTCTCCAGCAGCGCCCTGGTGCAAGTGCGAATACTGGACCAGAACGACCACGCACCGGTCCTGGTGCACCCAGCGCCGGCCAACGGGACCCTAGAAGTGGCGGTGCCCGGGCGCACGGCAAGGGACACTGCCGTGGCGCGCGTGCAGGCCCGGGACGGGGACGATGGCGCCAACGGGGAGCTGGCATTCGAGCTGCTGCAGCAGGAGCCGCGAGAAGCCTTCGCCATCGGCCGCCGCACGGGGGAGATCGTGCTCACAGGCGACCTCTCGCAGGAGCCGCCAGGCCGCGTGTTCCGGGCTCTGCTGGTCATATCCGACGGCGGCCGCCCCCCTCTCTCCACCACTGCCACCGTCAGCTTCGTGGTGACAGCAGGCGGCGGGCGCGGGCTGGTGGCGCCCGCCAGTGCGGGGAGCCCGGAGCGTTCCCGCCCGCCAGGCTCTCGACTGGCGGCGTCGGGGCCGGCGCTACAGTGGGACACGCCGCTGATCGTCATCATCGTGTTGGCGGGGAGCTGCACGCTGCTGCTGGCCGCCATCATCGCCATCGCCACCACCTGCAACCGCCGCAAGAAGGAG CCCTACGGTGCCTCCCCCGGCTTCGGAAAGGAGCCGGCGCCCCCTGTGGCGGTCTGGAAAGGACACTCTTTCAACACCATCTCGGGCCGAGAAGCGGAGAAGTTCAGCGGCAAAGACAGCGGCAAAGGGGACAGTGATTTCAACGACAGCGATTCCGACATCAGCGGGGACGCTCTGAAAAAGGATCTCATCAACCACATGCAGAGTG GACTGTGGGCGTGCACCGCTGAGTGTAAGATCCTGGGCCACTCTGACCGCTGCTGGAGCCCGTCATGTGCGGGGCCCAACACGCATCCCCCGCCTCACCCACCAGCGCAGATGTCTACCTTCTGTAAGAGCACGTCCCTGCCTCGAGATCCTCTCCGCAGGGACAATTACTACCAGGCCCAGCTGCCCAAGACAGTGGGGCTGCAGAGCGTctatgagaaagtgctccacagGGACTATGACAGGACAGtcaccctgctctctcctcctcgTCCAGGGAGGCTCCCAGACTTGCAGGAGATCGGGGTACCCCTCTACCAGTCCCCCCCTGGCAGGTACCTGTCCCCAAAGAAGGAAGCCAATGAAAATGTGTAA
- the LOC132002733 gene encoding protocadherin-8 isoform X1, which produces MSPVRRGGSPCLFPLQLFSLCWVLSVAQSKTVRYSTFEEDAPGTVIGTLAEDLHMKVSGDTSFRLMKQFNSSLLQVREGDGQLTVGDAGLDRERLCGQAPQCVLAFDVVSFSQEQFRLVHVEVEVRDINDHAPRFPRAQIPVEVSEGAAVGTRIPLEVPVDEDVGANGLQSVRLAEPHSPFRVELQTRADGAQCADLVLLQELDRESQAAYSLELVAQDGGRPPRSATAALSVRVLDANDHSPAFPQGAVAEVELAEDAPVGSLLLDLDAADPDEGPNGDVVFSFGARTPPEARRLFRLDPRSGRLTLAGPVDYERQDTYELDVRAQDRGPGPRASTCKVIVRIRDVNDNAPDITITPLAAPGAPAASPFAAVAAAVALGGADATSPTRPGTPEAGAVSLVPEGAARESLVALVSTSDRDSGANGQVRCALYGHEHFRLQPAYAGSYLVVTAASLDRERIAEYNLTLVAEDRGAPPLRTVRPYTVRVSDENDNAPLFTRPVYEVSVRENNPPGAYLATVAARDPDLGRNGQVTYRLLEAEVGRAGGSVSTYVSVDPATGAIYALRSFDYETLRQLDVRIQASDGGSPQLSSSALVQVRILDQNDHAPVLVHPAPANGTLEVAVPGRTARDTAVARVQARDGDDGANGELAFELLQQEPREAFAIGRRTGEIVLTGDLSQEPPGRVFRALLVISDGGRPPLSTTATVSFVVTAGGGRGLVAPASAGSPERSRPPGSRLAASGPALQWDTPLIVIIVLAGSCTLLLAAIIAIATTCNRRKKEVRKGGARREERPGAAGGGASAPGSPEEAARGAGPRPNMFDVLTFPGSGKAPFGSPAADPPPPAVAAAEVPGSEGGSATGESSCHFEGQQRLRGAHAEPYGASPGFGKEPAPPVAVWKGHSFNTISGREAEKFSGKDSGKGDSDFNDSDSDISGDALKKDLINHMQSGLWACTAECKILGHSDRCWSPSCAGPNTHPPPHPPAQMSTFCKSTSLPRDPLRRDNYYQAQLPKTVGLQSVYEKVLHRDYDRTVTLLSPPRPGRLPDLQEIGVPLYQSPPGRYLSPKKEANENV; this is translated from the exons ATGAGTCCAGTGAGGCGCGGGGGCAGCCCCTGCCTTTTCCCTTTACAGCTCTTCAGCCTCTGTTGGGTGCTCTCGGTGGCCCAGAGCAAGACAGTGCGATACAGCACCTTCGAGGAGGATGCCCCTGGTACGGTCATCGGGACCCTGGCTGAGGACCTGCATATGAAAGTATCCGGAGACACGAGCTTCCGCCTGATGAAGCAGTTCAATAGCTCGCTTCTCCAGGTGCGCGAGGGCGACGGGCAGCTGACCGTCGGGGATGCGGGCCTGGACCGGGAGCGGTTGTGCGGCCAAGCGCCACAGTGCGTGCTGGCCTTCGACGTGGTCAGCTTCTCACAGGAGCAGTTCCGGCTGGTGCACGTGGAAGTGGAGGTGAGGGACATCAACGACCACGCGCCCCGCTTCCCCCGGGCCCAGATCCCCGTGGAGGTGTCCGAGGGCGCGGCCGTGGGCACGCGTATCCCCTTAGAGGTGCCTGTGGACGAGGACGTAGGGGCCAACGGTCTGCAGAGCGTGCGCCTGGCAGAGCCTCACAGCCCCTTTCGCGTGGAACTGCAGACGCGCGCGGACGGCGCCCAGTGCGCTGACCTGGTGCTGCTACAGGAGCTGGACCGCGAGAGCCAGGCCGCCTATAGCCTGGAGCTAGTGGCCCAGGACGGCGGCCGCCCGCCGCGCTCCGCCACGGCCGCCCTCAGCGTGCGAGTACTGGACGCCAACGACCACAGCCCGGCCTTCCCGCAGGGCGCGGTGGCCGAAGTGGAGCTGGCGGAGGACGCTCCTGTAGGCTCGCTGCTGCTCGACCTGGACGCAGCCGACCCCGACGAGGGCCCCAACGGCGACGTGGTGTTCTCTTTCGGTGCCCGCACCCCGCCCGAGGCGCGCCGCCTCTTCCGCCTAGACCCGCGCTCGGGCCGCCTCACCCTGGCAGGACCGGTGGACTACGAGCGCCAGGACACCTATGAGCTGGACGTGCGGGCCCAGGACCGTGGTCCTGGGCCCCGGGCCTCCACCTGCAAGGTCATCGTGCGCATCCGCGACGTCAATGACAACGCTCCGGACATCACCATCACCCCGCTGGCCGCCCCGGGCGCACCTGCCGCCTCTCCCTTCGCTGCCGTCGCCGCCGCCGTCGCTCTCGGGGGTGCGGACGCGACCTCGCCGACGCGTCCCGGGACGCCCGAGGCCGGCGCGGTCTCCCTGGTGCCAGAGGGGGCGGCGCGCGAGAGCCTGGTGGCGCTGGTCAGCACCTCGGACAGAGACTCGGGTGCCAACGGGCAGGTGCGCTGCGCCCTCTACGGGCACGAGCACTTCCGGCTGCAGCCAGCCTACGCGGGCAGCTACCTGGTGGTGACTGCGGCCTCGCTGGACCGCGAGCGCATTGCCGAGTACAACCTGACGCTGGTGGCCGAGGACCGCGGCGCGCCCCCGCTACGCACCGTGAGGCCCTACACTGTTCGCGTGAGTGACGAGAACGACAACGCACCACTCTTCACACGGCCGGTCTACGAGGTGTCGGTGCGAGAGAACAACCCTCCCGGCGCTTACTTGGCCACGGTGGCCGCCCGGGACCCCGACCTGGGCCGCAACGGGCAGGTCACCTACCGATTGCTGGAGGCAGAAGTGGGCCGTGCTGGGGGCTCCGTGTCCACCTATGTGTCGGTGGACCCGGCCACCGGGGCCATCTATGCGCTGCGCAGCTTCGACTATGAGACTCTGCGCCAGCTCGACGTGCGCATCCAGGCGAGCGACGGTGGCTCCCCTCAGCTCTCCAGCAGCGCCCTGGTGCAAGTGCGAATACTGGACCAGAACGACCACGCACCGGTCCTGGTGCACCCAGCGCCGGCCAACGGGACCCTAGAAGTGGCGGTGCCCGGGCGCACGGCAAGGGACACTGCCGTGGCGCGCGTGCAGGCCCGGGACGGGGACGATGGCGCCAACGGGGAGCTGGCATTCGAGCTGCTGCAGCAGGAGCCGCGAGAAGCCTTCGCCATCGGCCGCCGCACGGGGGAGATCGTGCTCACAGGCGACCTCTCGCAGGAGCCGCCAGGCCGCGTGTTCCGGGCTCTGCTGGTCATATCCGACGGCGGCCGCCCCCCTCTCTCCACCACTGCCACCGTCAGCTTCGTGGTGACAGCAGGCGGCGGGCGCGGGCTGGTGGCGCCCGCCAGTGCGGGGAGCCCGGAGCGTTCCCGCCCGCCAGGCTCTCGACTGGCGGCGTCGGGGCCGGCGCTACAGTGGGACACGCCGCTGATCGTCATCATCGTGTTGGCGGGGAGCTGCACGCTGCTGCTGGCCGCCATCATCGCCATCGCCACCACCTGCAACCGCCGCAAGAAGGAGGTGCGCAAAGGGGGGGCCCGCCGGGAAGAGCGGCccggggcggcgggcggcggagCCTCGGCTCCCGGCTCCCCGGAGGAGGCTGCCCGGGGAGCCGGGCCCAGACCCAACATGTTCGACGTGCTCACCTTCCCTGGCAGCGGCAAAGCGCCCTTTGGCAGCCCCGCGGCCGATCCGCCCCCGCCCGCGGTCGCCGCGGCCGAAGTGCCGGGCTCGGAGGGCGGCAGCGCCACCGGGGAAAGCTCCTGTCACTTCGAGGGGCAGCAGCGACTCCGCGGCGCGCACGCCGAG CCCTACGGTGCCTCCCCCGGCTTCGGAAAGGAGCCGGCGCCCCCTGTGGCGGTCTGGAAAGGACACTCTTTCAACACCATCTCGGGCCGAGAAGCGGAGAAGTTCAGCGGCAAAGACAGCGGCAAAGGGGACAGTGATTTCAACGACAGCGATTCCGACATCAGCGGGGACGCTCTGAAAAAGGATCTCATCAACCACATGCAGAGTG GACTGTGGGCGTGCACCGCTGAGTGTAAGATCCTGGGCCACTCTGACCGCTGCTGGAGCCCGTCATGTGCGGGGCCCAACACGCATCCCCCGCCTCACCCACCAGCGCAGATGTCTACCTTCTGTAAGAGCACGTCCCTGCCTCGAGATCCTCTCCGCAGGGACAATTACTACCAGGCCCAGCTGCCCAAGACAGTGGGGCTGCAGAGCGTctatgagaaagtgctccacagGGACTATGACAGGACAGtcaccctgctctctcctcctcgTCCAGGGAGGCTCCCAGACTTGCAGGAGATCGGGGTACCCCTCTACCAGTCCCCCCCTGGCAGGTACCTGTCCCCAAAGAAGGAAGCCAATGAAAATGTGTAA